One segment of Ascidiaceihabitans donghaensis DNA contains the following:
- a CDS encoding MFS transporter, which produces MQIGLILLTVAYVLSQFFRAFLAVLSGPLQQDLGVDAEALAFASGLWFISFAAMQIPVGWALDTIGPKRTASALMLVGCGGGAMLFAAAGSALHINLAMILIGIGCSPVLMASFYIFAREFSPQKFATLAGLIIGIGTLGNLISSYPMALAEDLVGWRTSMLALAGLSALVAVGVQFTVRDPAKTQATTKGSLLDLLRMPVIWLILPIALVNYMPPGAIRGIWIGPYLQDVFGYDTAQVGIASMVMSAAMIGGVLLYGPLDRIFGTRKWVIVAGSALTLACIGWLWMFPAASPVVSIAMMSGVGFFGATFPVIMAHGKSFFPAHLAGRGVTLLNLFGIGGVGLAQFATGRLHTAYQGSDVTAPYTAVFGFLGLMLAVGLVLYLFSKDNTG; this is translated from the coding sequence TGTACTTAGCCAATTTTTCAGGGCGTTTCTTGCCGTGCTCAGCGGGCCTTTGCAACAGGATCTGGGCGTTGATGCCGAAGCGTTGGCCTTTGCATCGGGACTTTGGTTTATCAGCTTTGCAGCCATGCAAATTCCAGTAGGATGGGCCTTGGATACAATCGGCCCCAAACGTACAGCGTCAGCGCTTATGCTGGTGGGATGTGGCGGCGGCGCTATGCTGTTTGCTGCGGCCGGATCGGCCTTGCACATCAACCTGGCCATGATTCTGATCGGGATCGGCTGCTCACCTGTCCTTATGGCGTCTTTCTATATTTTTGCCCGCGAGTTTTCGCCGCAAAAATTTGCAACATTGGCGGGGTTGATCATCGGGATCGGGACCTTGGGCAATCTGATCTCGTCCTATCCAATGGCTTTGGCCGAAGATCTTGTCGGTTGGCGCACATCAATGCTTGCGCTGGCGGGCCTAAGTGCCCTGGTCGCTGTTGGCGTGCAATTCACCGTCCGCGATCCGGCCAAAACACAAGCAACCACAAAGGGGTCGTTGCTGGACCTGTTGCGCATGCCTGTGATCTGGTTGATCTTGCCGATTGCCTTGGTCAATTACATGCCTCCCGGCGCGATACGTGGGATCTGGATTGGGCCGTATCTACAAGACGTTTTTGGATATGACACAGCGCAAGTGGGCATCGCGTCTATGGTCATGAGCGCAGCAATGATCGGAGGCGTTTTGCTGTATGGTCCGCTTGATCGCATCTTTGGAACACGCAAATGGGTCATCGTTGCGGGGTCCGCACTGACGCTGGCTTGCATCGGCTGGCTTTGGATGTTTCCAGCCGCATCGCCTGTCGTATCCATTGCAATGATGTCTGGCGTCGGGTTCTTTGGGGCAACTTTCCCGGTGATCATGGCGCACGGCAAAAGCTTTTTCCCGGCGCATCTGGCAGGGCGGGGTGTCACCTTGTTGAACCTGTTTGGCATCGGCGGGGTCGGATTGGCGCAATTTGCAACCGGGCGCTTGCACACGGCCTATCAAGGCAGCGACGTGACGGCGCCCTACACAGCAGTGTTCGGGTTCCTTGGGTTGATGCTGGCAGTGGGTCTGGTTCTGTATCTGTTTTCCAAAGACAACACTGGCTGA
- a CDS encoding aspartate-semialdehyde dehydrogenase, translating into MGYRVVVAGATGNVGREMLNILAERQFPVDEIAVLASRRSLGTEVTFGDKTLKTKDLDTFDFTGWDIALFAIGSDATKKYAPKAAADGCIVIDNSSLYRYDPDVPLIVPEVNPEAIMDYSKKNIIANPNCSTAQMVVALKPLHDRTPIKRVVVSTYQAVSGAGKEGADELWDQTKSIYNPVDDKPAKKFTKQIAFNVIPHIDSFMEDGTTKEEWKMMVETKKIVDPSIKVTATCVRVPVFVGHCEAINIEFEDFLDEDEARDILRQAPGVMVIDKREDGGYVSPIECVGEYATFISRIRQDSTIDNGLNMWCVSDNLRKGAALNAVQIAETLGTRVLKKG; encoded by the coding sequence ATGGGTTACCGCGTCGTTGTCGCGGGTGCCACAGGCAATGTGGGCCGCGAAATGCTGAACATTCTGGCTGAACGCCAGTTCCCCGTAGACGAAATCGCCGTTTTGGCGTCCCGCCGTTCTCTCGGCACGGAAGTCACGTTTGGCGACAAAACACTGAAGACGAAGGACCTGGACACATTTGATTTCACGGGCTGGGACATTGCGCTCTTCGCCATCGGCTCAGACGCCACGAAGAAATACGCCCCAAAGGCGGCAGCTGATGGCTGCATCGTCATCGATAACTCGTCGCTGTATCGCTACGACCCCGATGTGCCGTTGATCGTGCCAGAAGTGAACCCCGAAGCGATCATGGACTATTCCAAGAAAAACATCATCGCCAACCCCAACTGTTCCACTGCACAGATGGTTGTGGCGCTGAAGCCTTTGCATGACCGCACGCCGATCAAACGGGTGGTGGTGTCGACCTATCAGGCGGTGTCTGGTGCCGGCAAAGAAGGCGCTGACGAGCTTTGGGATCAGACCAAGTCCATCTATAATCCTGTGGATGACAAGCCGGCAAAAAAGTTCACCAAGCAGATCGCCTTCAACGTGATCCCGCATATTGATTCCTTCATGGAAGACGGCACCACCAAAGAAGAATGGAAAATGATGGTCGAGACGAAGAAAATCGTCGATCCCTCCATCAAAGTCACGGCGACTTGTGTGCGCGTTCCTGTGTTTGTAGGCCATTGCGAAGCCATCAACATCGAGTTTGAGGATTTCCTCGACGAAGACGAAGCCCGCGACATCCTGCGTCAGGCCCCCGGCGTCATGGTGATCGATAAGCGCGAAGACGGCGGCTATGTCTCGCCCATCGAATGTGTTGGCGAATATGCGACGTTTATCAGCCGCATCCGCCAGGACAGTACAATCGACAACGGCCTGAATATGTGGTGCGTGTCGGACAACCTGCGCAAGGGTGCAGCCCTGAACGCGGTGCAAATCGCGGAAACGCTCGGTACGCGGGTTTTGAAAAAAGGCTGA
- a CDS encoding DUF4139 domain-containing protein, whose product MRMITIAALVALPGFAMADTMTVYSQPNAVRIFPGATQVTRVVTFEMPAGQHSILFPDLPQDVAPSLVEVRLEGAQITGRSFIESSEAVVLPDTSERYLAAQADYDTALARYEAVQDQIKTAEAQVTAANGQVSFLNGLSKNEGLPNGVDTLRELSRMVFEETAKAQSAIIQAQADIRRLKDDLDRLGLAVDNAAVLVDTAKTPREDAMQMSLSANVPAAGSVTANITYIMASAQWFPNYRMDLATGDTPSLSVDRFATIQQRTGENWNNVTLSLSTLSPLSETSPSRPFAQRLRIQAPAQKLSVSSRSLDAGALADGIMEAPVIIEEAQGSTPSMAGPGTLYEFPQKVSLLSGFTQAQLALGTLTFTPELSAEATPRVDATAFRKVLFTNDSTERLLQSQYAVLYVDGRLMGDTEIETIEPTQEADLFFGPIDGLLVSRTVLDRNEGDRGFVTRSNENSEDIRIDIENLTDRAWDVAVFDGVPYGEQEDLVIDWTASPKPDQINDDDRRGILRWDLNAASGSKQSISIKTKITWPEGLELR is encoded by the coding sequence ATGCGTATGATAACGATTGCCGCCCTCGTCGCTTTGCCCGGATTTGCGATGGCCGACACAATGACGGTTTACAGCCAGCCCAATGCAGTACGCATTTTCCCAGGGGCAACACAGGTCACGCGTGTTGTCACGTTTGAGATGCCTGCGGGCCAACACAGTATACTTTTCCCAGATTTGCCCCAAGATGTAGCGCCAAGTTTGGTAGAAGTGCGCTTGGAAGGTGCGCAAATCACAGGCCGCAGCTTTATCGAGTCTTCTGAAGCGGTGGTTCTGCCAGACACATCGGAACGCTACCTTGCTGCCCAAGCCGACTATGATACGGCACTTGCGCGCTATGAAGCGGTACAAGATCAAATCAAAACAGCCGAAGCGCAAGTCACTGCTGCAAACGGCCAAGTCAGTTTCCTCAATGGACTGTCCAAAAACGAAGGGTTGCCAAATGGCGTAGACACTCTGCGCGAGCTTTCGCGGATGGTCTTTGAGGAAACGGCCAAGGCACAGTCGGCTATCATTCAGGCGCAGGCAGACATCCGGCGCCTCAAAGACGACCTAGACCGGCTGGGGCTTGCGGTAGACAACGCCGCCGTCTTGGTTGATACCGCAAAAACACCACGCGAAGACGCAATGCAAATGTCCTTAAGTGCCAATGTCCCAGCAGCTGGTTCTGTCACGGCCAACATTACCTACATTATGGCGTCTGCCCAGTGGTTCCCGAACTACCGTATGGACCTCGCCACCGGAGACACCCCATCGCTGAGCGTGGACCGCTTTGCCACGATACAGCAACGCACAGGTGAAAACTGGAACAACGTGACACTGTCGCTCTCAACGCTTTCACCGCTCAGCGAAACATCTCCATCGCGTCCCTTTGCCCAACGGCTTCGCATCCAGGCCCCTGCGCAAAAGTTAAGCGTAAGTTCCCGGTCACTTGATGCAGGTGCCCTCGCGGACGGCATTATGGAAGCCCCTGTGATCATCGAAGAAGCCCAAGGCAGCACGCCCTCTATGGCAGGCCCCGGAACGCTTTACGAATTTCCGCAAAAGGTGTCGTTGTTGTCCGGTTTCACGCAAGCGCAGCTGGCATTAGGCACTCTGACGTTTACGCCCGAACTCAGCGCTGAAGCCACTCCGCGTGTCGACGCCACCGCCTTTAGAAAAGTGCTGTTTACAAACGACAGCACCGAGCGGCTGCTGCAATCACAGTACGCCGTTCTTTATGTGGATGGACGTCTGATGGGCGACACTGAAATTGAGACAATCGAACCCACCCAAGAGGCCGACCTGTTCTTTGGCCCCATCGACGGGTTGCTGGTGTCGCGCACCGTTCTGGATCGCAACGAAGGGGACCGGGGCTTTGTCACGCGGTCTAACGAGAACAGCGAAGACATCCGCATCGACATCGAGAACCTCACGGACCGCGCCTGGGATGTGGCTGTGTTTGACGGCGTGCCATATGGCGAACAAGAGGACCTTGTGATTGACTGGACGGCCTCTCCGAAGCCGGACCAGATCAACGACGACGACCGTCGCGGTATCTTGCGGTGGGACCTGAACGCCGCGTCAGGATCAAAGCAAAGCATCTCCATCAAAACAAAAATCACGTGGCCTGAAGGTCTGGAATTGCGCTGA
- a CDS encoding P-II family nitrogen regulator codes for MQMHNAKRIEITIEAIMQKRLTQALENAGVTGYTILPVLGGSGRSGAWSREGQVSRASGMVQVVCIRRPNEVDALLQAAFAVVETHIGVVSVTNCQVLRAERF; via the coding sequence ATGCAAATGCACAACGCAAAACGGATCGAGATTACCATCGAAGCGATCATGCAAAAACGGCTGACGCAGGCATTGGAAAATGCGGGGGTGACGGGATACACAATTTTGCCGGTGCTGGGTGGCTCAGGCCGATCTGGCGCGTGGTCGCGTGAAGGCCAGGTCAGTCGGGCGAGCGGGATGGTGCAAGTCGTATGCATCCGCAGGCCTAACGAGGTCGATGCACTGCTGCAAGCGGCCTTCGCAGTGGTCGAAACCCACATCGGTGTGGTCAGTGTGACCAACTGTCAGGTCCTGCGTGCAGAGCGGTTTTGA